A region of Natronogracilivirga saccharolytica DNA encodes the following proteins:
- a CDS encoding DUF2959 family protein, with amino-acid sequence MKKIITPYNSFLLFSLAAVIAVAACSTTSMQRSEDVQSTMQTVDNDIKRIVVQLDATGASLDDLTRPGQSDLNRAFDLFSENASKTKRMERDFAKHAREMEEAGKAYFEKWDKNGQQYDNPDIQARSDERRAELAETYDKIAQNNVGVKEAFKEYVSDINEIEQFLSNDLTRNGIESITSISNNVSDNGAQLKSELQRLQSAIENARTEMRQN; translated from the coding sequence ATGAAAAAAATAATAACACCTTATAATTCCTTTTTGCTGTTTAGTCTTGCAGCAGTCATTGCGGTAGCAGCCTGCTCCACCACGAGCATGCAGCGGTCTGAAGACGTTCAATCCACAATGCAAACGGTAGACAATGATATCAAGAGAATTGTTGTGCAGCTCGATGCTACAGGAGCTTCCCTTGATGATCTTACGAGACCGGGTCAGTCAGATTTGAACAGAGCATTTGACCTGTTTTCCGAGAATGCCTCAAAAACAAAAAGAATGGAACGGGATTTTGCCAAACATGCCAGAGAGATGGAAGAAGCCGGAAAAGCATATTTTGAGAAATGGGACAAGAATGGCCAGCAGTATGATAATCCTGACATCCAGGCACGAAGTGATGAACGGCGTGCAGAGCTTGCCGAGACCTACGACAAAATTGCTCAGAACAATGTCGGTGTGAAAGAGGCATTCAAAGAATATGTGTCAGATATAAATGAAATCGAACAGTTTTTATCGAATGACCTGACAAGAAATGGTATTGAGTCAATTACTTCAATTTCCAACAATGTCTCGGATAATGGAGCTCAACTGAAAAGTGAACTGCAAAGACTTCAAAGTGCCATTGAAAATGCCCGGACAGAAATGAGGCAGAATTAA
- a CDS encoding bactofilin family protein: MFYKKADSFWLIKDSVIGDGKMTIPTNTSIAGLLKMDIECTGKVVVAASGEVRGSIRASEVQIYGEVAGDITASEGLTIYKSGVVKGNISSKKLVIEEGAKCNFRMTVGEHIKPVLIKNGSSKVPEVAGMGIISQ; the protein is encoded by the coding sequence ATGTTTTACAAAAAAGCGGATTCTTTCTGGCTCATTAAAGATTCGGTGATCGGTGATGGTAAAATGACTATCCCGACGAATACAAGCATTGCCGGATTATTAAAAATGGATATTGAATGTACGGGAAAAGTAGTTGTTGCAGCATCCGGAGAAGTGCGTGGCTCCATAAGAGCTTCCGAAGTACAGATTTATGGAGAAGTTGCCGGTGATATCACTGCCAGTGAAGGACTTACCATTTACAAGAGCGGCGTGGTAAAGGGAAATATCTCTTCGAAAAAACTTGTTATTGAAGAAGGTGCGAAATGCAATTTCCGGATGACGGTTGGAGAGCATATAAAACCTGTACTGATAAAGAACGGTTCTTCCAAAGTTCCTGAAGTTGCAGGGATGGGTATTATTTCGCAATAA